The following are from one region of the Mus caroli chromosome 13, CAROLI_EIJ_v1.1, whole genome shotgun sequence genome:
- the C13H5orf24 gene encoding UPF0461 protein C5orf24 homolog, which translates to MMHPVAGSNPAFCGPGKPSCLNEDAMRAADQFDLYSSQQNKYSHTVSHKPMVCQRQDPLNETHLQPTSGRNIEIKDELKKKKNLNRSGKRGRPSGTTKSAGYRTSTGRPLGTTKAAGFKTSPGRPLGTTKAAGYKVSPGRPPGSIKALSRLADLGYGCGTAAFPYPMMHSRVVHGLQETSGEVKPPSE; encoded by the coding sequence ATGATGCACCCCGTTGCCGGCAGTAATCCAGCGTTCTGTGGGCCTGGCAAGCCTTCCTGCCTCAATGAAGATGCCATGAGAGCTGCTGATCAGTTCGATCTGTATTCCTCCCAGCAAAACAAGTACAGCCACACAGTCAGCCACAAACCAATGGTTTGTCAGAGGCAAGACCCATTAAACGAAACACACTTGCAGCCTACCAGTGGCAGAAACATAGAGATAAAAGatgaactaaagaaaaagaaaaacctcaatcGATCTGGTAAGCGAGGCCGGCCTTCGGGAACCACCAAGTCAGCAGGATACCGGACCAGCACAGGCAGACCCCTGGGAACTACCAAAGCAGCTGGATTTAAAACAAGTCCAGGCAGACCTTTGGGTacaaccaaagctgcaggatacAAAGTCAGCCCAGGGAGACCTCCAGGTAGCATTAAAGCTCTGTCCCGCCTTGCAGATCTTGGCTATGGCTGTGGCACTGCTGCCTTTCCTTACCCTATGATGCATAGTAGAGTGGTGCATGGGCTTCAGGAAACAAGTGGTGAAGTCAAGCCGCCCAGCGAGTGA